A region of the Yarrowia lipolytica chromosome 1C, complete sequence genome:
GTGCGCGCAGAATTGAACCTTTAGGGTCGCTGCTCGTAAAATGCAGCCCAGAAAAATATTTGTCCAAGATGAAAAAGCCTAATGTCGGCACAGTGCTGGCAGCGGGGCAGGGGTGGCCTGTCGGAAATGAATACTCACTTGTTCGGGGTCGGATCCCAGGGTCAAAAAGTCATCGCAGCTGGACACACAGGCTTCAGctgagagagaggaggcAGGAAGGCACGCCTTGTACTGCACTGGACCAGCAGCGGCAAGTAGGGCTCCTGAAACGGAGAGCAGAAGAGAGATCTTCATGCTCacactgtgttagtatggTATTTTTCTCGGTATGAAGTGGCCCCACCGACTAGCTGTGGCTCCCTATACCCGTATGGGGGGTGCCTCTAAGGcgctccagcagctccagcaagTGGTGTGAATCGCTCCCTATTGTACTCACCAAGTCAACTTTAACTTAAGGCTGAGGTTAAACGGTTTGAAGTGAAACGCTCGGTGGCTAGGGTTAGTATTTGAAGTCTTTGTGGTTGGGGGACGGGAGATTGACAGTGATTGACGATGATGTGCAATGATGTGCGATGGGTGAAAAATCGGAGGGGAAATCGGAGGTGAAACCAGAGGTGCAGTCTCAAGTCTCCGATTCGGTAATCGTGAATGTACTCACCAGTGAACGTCGGAGGAAAGACTGAATTACGATGGCCTTGGGCCAATGAAGTGAAAGTCGTTAGGGATGCCGAAGGGTCGATAGTCGGTGCTTGTGCAGAACGGACTACGTGAAGTCTTTATACCAACCATCTCCCCAGGCTCTTCTACTCAACCTTGTCGGCCTAATTTGGCTGTATTTCTTGTATCAAAACCCGTGTTAGGCCCCTGTTGACATAAAGACAAGGAGACTCTGCATGCAACTGGTGTAGATGAATTTCCGATACGAGCCGTAGGTGGTTCAAGCAATGTCTTAACGTTGAAAAGAGTTTCCCTCACTGATCGTTGCACTGGACGAAGTTGTTTCCATGGTGATCTGGGCCCATTCACAAGTCGCTATCGCCAATTGCCCATATAAAAGTGCCCTCGAGCGCGGATGCTGGCGGCTGGCGGCAATGTTCCACGACTAGCCTGGGTCCATGCAGTCAGTTCAATAGCTCTATGCGATGTCCTGTCGAACGGTTGCATTCCGAGCACACCGACTCTGCCTGGAGCCGTGAGCCTCTTGACTGGCTGCATAGTGTTGCATCTGTCTCTTTGAAAATGTCCACTAAACTGTCCCGTAGAGCTCGAGTGGCTGCATTAGAGCAACCCTGGGGGAGCTATGGCTACTTAGCCGTGTCCCATAGCCTCGCCGATCGACGGGAGTGGCTATTGGATCCGACTGAGCGAGTCCAATCTCTCTTCCCGCTACACCACCTCCATGCACACACACCTGTTTGATCTTCGGTGTTTGCGGTGTGGTTGTTATTGATAGTGAAGTCTGAAAAGCGCAAAGTCAAAACGTTCTTTTTCtttatttttcttttcttcttctttgacCAGGTCTAGAAACTCGTTAGAAGGTGCAACAAGGTCCGATTGGCTTCCAACAAACGCCCGCCGCAGACAATCTGCATATTGACgaatgaaaaaaaatctcTCCGAGCGGTTGACAGATGACTTCCAAATGCGCCATGCACCGCGGAATGTCCAATACAAAAGCAGACAAGAAATGTGCATAAACAGTAGCTCCCTCGAAtacacctcctcctgcaacatctccaagctGGCTGGGGTACCAGGCAGAAAATCGCAAAATCAAGTCGACCCCCTGTGGGACAAAGTTCAAGTCGTATAACTTTACCTTTTCGCCAAGAAACTTTTAAAAAGGCAGCCCAACGTACGCTGTCATTCTGTCATTGTTGGCATGTGTAAAAGACCACCTGCATTACCTGGGCACGGAAGAAGCCGTCATTCGCAACAAGAGTCCAACCTAACGGCGGGTGCACAGGCCGGACAAGTACCATGGAGCTCTTCGGCCATCTATAGTTGTGCTTTTGTAAGCCATGTGTTGTGCAACATACATTAGTGCTGATCACTGCGGTGGGCATACATACTAACAACCTTCGCCACTAGCCGACTCCAACTTTGGCTGTGGAGTTCGACTAGCCCAAAATACCAGCTACAAGTAAGGGCCGATGCCGCTTGTCTCCATTTGTTGCTAACTTTCAAACTCTGTCATCACTAGTGCGACATCCTCCTTGCAGCCATTCACTCTACGACTACAGCCCCCTCCCCCCCAGTCGATCCTGAAactggctctggccaaCTTTAtgtttctgctggagcCAATCTGGACGAGTGAAACATCGTGAAACGCGTATGATTCATTTGCAAGACATTCGAAAGACGTTTGTTGGACCCCTAAATGCCCCATTTGGGACCGCACCCCAGACAGAAGCTACAGGGGAACGTCGCACTCTCCCCACCGTATACCAGTATCCTCTCCCCCCAATGCACTCCGCACGTATACTACTGTAGGGTGCTGGCGCTCTAGAGACACGCCTAGTCGAAGCAGCCATGGTGGTATGTGGCGATGGCGTGGTAGTGAGCATCTACCGTTCGCTAgctccttttttttcatgtCTACTAGACTCTTCCATGGAGCTAAACTGACAGCTGCCCTTGTCCCGTGTACCACCATTAGCTTTCGTACCATGTTAATTTCAGCCTGCTGCAAAATCCAAAAAGAAGCAAAACAGCATCGATACATCTATCTGAGCCGGACCCTAGTAGAAGCAATTGCACACCTTGTTCCTGCTCGGGGCTACTGTCGAGACGAGCAAGAGCAAAAAGCAACCATCGAGAAGCAGCCATTAGCGAGTATCTCCATCCCATCCTCTCCTCTCCTCACTAGACTACCGAGTGTAAACCTGATCCACAGCCTTATTGGACCCAAAAGGAGTCATCTTATACACTACTGGGAGCGGAAACGAGACCACTACCATCTCTGGTAATATAATAATGGAAGTGCTCGTCCCAAAAGGCAGTGTTTCTTTTCCAATGCGGGTTTTTCACACAAGTCACTAGACTTTCGCTTAGAGCTGACCCAGGGTCCCTTAATGTCTTGGCCGTTGGCTGCAACAACGTATAGGGCAGCTTTTAGCATATTCTCGACTCTGACAGCACCCTGAAACTACTGTAGCGGCAGCCTCGGCAGTTGCTACAACCCTAGTACATACATCATGTACCTGTCAAAGAGCAACTAGCGAGGCCTTATTGTGCCCACAAACAAGCCAAATAGCCTCGTGCACCAAAATCCAGCGTCTGCCATGATAATAATTAATTgattgtacatacaattacttgtacttcacAGTCACACACTCTTTCTCCCCCTAATCTAGCTTAATGCAACACGTTTTGGTCCAGATAAGTCCAGCCGCCAAACTGCTTCTGCACGCTGTCCGATAGATAGTCATTGGTAACACTATCCTGAGGAACCATACTCGTGTAATCGCGATCAAAGTTGCTCGTATCAGTAGGATCAAGAACCCTGGGCTTAAAGGGCGCCGAGTACTTCTTCGCAAGAAGCCTATTCCAATCAATGTCCTTGAAAAAGGGGTGGGCCTTGATTTCCTGGGCACCCCCGGCCCCCAAACGCTCAGAAGGTTCTCGCTGAAGCAGCCCTGTAATAATATCCACCGCCGTGGGATCCATACCCTGAGGAAACCTTAGCGGGTCATTCAGGATCCGCTGATACATCTTATTGTGATTGTCGGAATAGAATGGCGGGAGTCCGGTTAACATTTCGTACAGTAAAACACCAAGAGTCCACCAGTCCACGGACTTGTTGTATCCCTTGTTCAGAAGAATCTCGGGACTCATGTACTCAGGCGTGCCGCAGCGGGTGTTAGTTCTCTCGTCAGACGTCATGTTGAGCTTGCACAGACCAAAATCACAAAGAACAATGTGTCCCATGTAATCCAACAGAATGTTCTCCGGCTTCAGATCCCGGTACACAATGTTGTAGTCATGTAGACACTCAAGAGCACAGAGTAGCTCTGCGGTGTAGAAACGTGCTCGATTGAGGTCAAAGAAGCGTTCTCTTTGCAAGTGGTAGAAGAGCTCGCCTCCATTCACAAATGCCAGCCCAAGATAGAGTTTCTCCGGACTCTGGAACGAAAACTTCAACGGAACAATAAAGGGGTTGCGAATCTGGGCCAAGACGGTCCGCTCGGCCAGTGTGTGAGCAACCTCGTCCGTGGAAATGATATAGTGTTTGTAAATAGACTTGATAGCATAGATTTGATGCgtgtcttttttcttcaccATCATTACCTTTCCAAAGGTGCCCTTTCCCAAAACCTTAAGCAGCTCAAACGACTGCATTGACAGCTGCGACTGAGACTTCGGTGTAGGTTTGTAATCCACGGTGATTTTGAGTCTTCCCGTGCCAGATGACACCGAACACCAGCCGTCCACAGACCGGTTGGCATGTGTCAGCGCGGGGCGCACTCGCACGCAGCCGAGGAAGACGTCAAGCACCGTGTTGGTCGACTTTTCGTCTCCCAAAGCGCTGCTACGGCCCAGGAGAGGGTGGATTTCATTCTGGATTAGCGTGGTTGGAAGCTTGGCGTAGATATTGATCGTGAGACCCTCGTCTGTACGGGAGACGTCAAACGAAGACCGGGCATTCCAAATGGGGCAGTCCAGAGCGGTGCCACCCGTCGGCTCGAGCAGCAATTGGGTCTTATCGAACTCCAAAACGAGATAGACTGGAGGCGGTCCCCCATTGTCTTGCTCCTCAAAGTATGCAGAATATTTTTTGTAAGCGTCAGGCAGTGACAGGCCCTCAGTTCCAAAAATGGACACATCCAGCACGCCTGCAGCGGGCACGGAGGGCGAATGTGGCGAATGAGGCTTGGAAATGGACGTTACGGGCTTGAGGTCCTCAGTGCTGTGCGTTGTGGCTGCGGTGGCAGTGGTTGCGGCCGTGGCCGAGTCGGCATCAACACTGGTCTGGGTATGGGTACTGGCATGGGTGCTCACGGGGGTGGCAACGGCGGCGGTGATATCCTTCAGTGATGTGTGATTAGACTGCACGGTTTGCACGGTGGTCTGGCTTTTGTGGCTTTTGGTCGAGTTGTGGGACAGAGACGTAGTCAGCTTGTTTGCAAACCCAGACTTGAGGGTGGGTGTAGGGGGTCCATCAGGCTGCTTCGGTCCCTCgggctgcttcttcttgggcgGCGGCGCCTTTGTTTGTGCTTGTGGCTTAGTAGACACTGTGGGCAGGTTTGTCACTGTCTGAGACGAAGACCGTCCTCCAAACGACGACAGAGTCGTCTCCTTGAgttctgtgttagttggTTATTACATGGCCAGCACTGTTCGGCGATGATATCCGCCATAATAATTGGTCATTCGGGGTCCAGGGTGCTCAGATCAAGACGCCACCATATGCACTAATCATGAGATGGCAGTGCGATACCTGTGCCTGATCTTGATTGTATCGTATTTATTGTCTGTGTATCATGTCGTATCTGGGTGTCTGTCTTGTCACACTCACTTTTGGTCAAATTCCAGGCCATGATGAGTCGTTGCGAAGGGGAGAAATCATGCAGGAAGGGTCCGCGGTGGTAATGTAGCTTGGATTTGCCGTTGTATCAAGTCGAGAGCTTGCCTCTGGGTATGGACAGTGTTGCTTGTCAGGGGGTGGGGCTGTAAGATGACTAGTGCGGCTGGCTACTATTAGGTGCATCACGTGGTTGAGGTTGTATGAGATAAGTGGGAGGTACATACCTCAGGGCTGCAAACCGCCCTCAGGCAATAAATAGGGGGAAGGcatatacaagtacacagGCACCAATCTATGGATAAGTTGCacacgtacttgtacaatgtaTAAATATTTGTAGCACGGTCGAGAGGAATAGCCACATCTATTGCATCAATAGAAACCGTGCCTGGTGCGTGTTTAGCTGGTGTCtcgctacttgtactgtacttttcaTTGTGCCATAAACTTTTGTGGTGGCGTGGTTGAGTTTCGGATCGTAAAAAAACGGCATTCTGCAGCTCGACAAAAGGGAACGAGTGCTTACCACATTACACTGAACCTGTGCACCAGACACACCCACATACCCACATACCCACATGGATCGGTATGTGGATATGcagaatgtactgtacatgcaCGCTGACGCTGCCGTTGGAACCTCAGGTGAGAAATCTGCACGCAGTCAGGGCGTTTGCTGCAATACTGTGCAATAGCTGAACTGGAAGTGGAAATTATTACACATAACAGGCTCAGGTAGCCACCCGGATAGTCTACGCTCGCACGGTGGAGCGTCTATTTAAGCGTGTCGCGTCCATGCTCATACCTCCCCTACGTAACGGAAAAACCAGTTGCTCCGACAACGTCTATATTTATCTTTTTGGCTTCTCCCACGCTTTGCAACTCCCGTTTTTCCGGTGGTGACAAGGGCCTAGCCCCCGGGTTTATATATGAAAATGCACCTGTACCCAAACTCCCAAACTTCGCGGGATAAGCTCACGTCAGAGCCATTTGTAGACGCGCTGTAGCCCATAGATTGTGTATCATTGTGACGTTTTTGCGAGTAACAAGATCCATGAGGTTTCCGGTTCAACCGATTTGACAAACCGTACCTTGTCGCCACATGCCCAACCGCTCACCATGCTCCGTTCCGGCACACACGGCACTATCGgcaccacgtgactttctGGAAAACTGAGACAGCAGATCCACCCCCACGACACTCTCACTCTACGAGTGTACTTGAACCCAAGTTGAACCAGCCAGCGTCCAGGCGACCCAAATCTCTCGGCTCCCCCGACTAGACCCCTGGCCACGCCCCCCAAAAAAGCTGGCAGCACAAACCAGTGCGTTTGCCGCACTTTTTCGAACCGCATTGCAAGCAAACCAAATGTCATTGGAACATATAGCACcgctggatctggagaacCGGCCCCAGCGGGCAATCGCCAGATACAAGAGCCTGGAGGCTCTGAGAGGCCGCAAAGACAGCTATCCGCCGCTCCGAAACAGTGTGATCCAAGAAACGCAGGACGATTCGGCTCTGGACCTCGAACTGTCGGAACACAGTGACCCAAACGACACCAACGACCCCAACGacaccaacaactccaacgacACAAGCCTGTTCGCCACAGATCTCTCGCCAGCAGCATCGGCACCCGTGCTGGGAACAGTGCCGCCACTCATTCCGCCTATcgtcacaaacacaaccccaTTCTCTGTGCCCATCAGTCCTCGTCTGAGCACATCCTCCAGTCCTCGGTTTTCGCCTCGGTTTTCGCCCTCCTCGCTCGCAAACACTCTCGCATCTTCCCTCAGCATCAGCCCGACTCTCGGATCCACCGTTATGGAACTTCCGACCGCCCTCGCCCGCAAACTCTCCCGCCGAGGCCTTTCGACAAGCCCCCCTTTCcgaagcagaagcagcagctgcccCAGCGTGGAAATGCCAATcacacgacacaaaaacTCGGAGGAACAATCGGCCGGAAACGTGGCCACAGTATCGTCTATTCTCTCCTCTGAATCAGCAGAGGTCACGGTGCCGCTCGTTCTACAGCAGGGAATGCCTTTTCTACGTATCACACACAAGAAAAAGGTGCAACGCATGTTCAAAATCGACCCTGTTACAGGAAAGGTGTCGTgggacgacaagaaggccagTGCATGTTTCTCGGTTGACACCATCTGTGAGATTTCGCTGCAGGAAAACGCCCGCAACCACAGAGAAGAACTCAAAGTCTCGTCCAACCACGAATCACGATGGGTCACCATCACCTACATGAAGAACAAGCGCCGCAAGCCGCTTCATCTGGTTGCCCcgaccaaggaggagtttaCGTTGTTCGTTGACGCTCTGCAAAACCTAGTGTATTTTCGCCAGGAGCTGATGCGGGGCTTCCAGTCCTCGAATCCCAAGATTGCCTCTGTGCACTGGAAGTCGTACGCAgccaaggagcagggtGAGGAGAGACTCACATTCGAAGCCGTTCAGCGTCTCGCTCAACGACATCACGTGCTCTGCTCAAAGGCATATCTCAAGTCTAAATTTGATGAGGCCGATGTCGACAAGTCCGGCTTTCTGGAGTTCAACGAGTTCAAGATCTTTGTGAAGCTGCTAAAACGACGCCCAGAGATTGTCACCTTGTACTACCAGACTCTTGGCAAGCCTGAACCAGCCAACATCTGGAGTGATGATCGTATGACTCGAGACGATCTGCTTGGGTTCCTTGATCACGTGCAGAGAACCCGGTTTGAGCCCCATATCTTTGAGAAGATCTGGGCCAAATTCGCCCCCAAAGACGACACATTCGACTCCTCGCTCGATTACTGGACAGTTGATTCGTTCAACGATTTCCTTCTGTCTTCCTACAATCTGTTTGTCAAGCCAGAGACGAATCTCAACCGACCACTCAACGAGTACTACATCTCCACGTCTCACAATACGTATCTGATTGGTCGTCAGGTTGCAGACACCTCGTCTGAAGAAGGGTACATCCGAGCTCTACAATCTGGCTGTCGATCGGTCGAGATTGATATCTGGGACGGACCCGATGACCGTCCGGTAGTAAAGCACGGCCGAACATTCACCTCATCGGTGTCTGTGGAAGACGTGTGCTCTGCCATTCGAAAGTACGGGTTCATTGCATCCCCCAACCCTTTGATTCTTTCCTTGGAAATCCACTGCTCAGCCTCTAATCAGCTCAAGGTAGTCGATATTCTCAAGGGCACTTTTGGCGAGAATCTGGTCACTCAACCTCTTGTTCCTGGGGCTCTCAATCTCCCGTCGCCTCATGAGCTCAAACATCGAGTTCTTATTAAGGTGAAGGCCGGCAGAGAGCCCGTTGCAGGCGATAAAAATAATGGTGCCTCATTCTCGTCGTCCTACACATCCTCTTCTACTACCACAGCCTCTGAGTTTGACGACTTGAGCGGTACTCCTTCCGTTTCAGGcggaggaaaaagaaaggACACGAGTGGCACgaccaagaagattgttCCCGCTCTGGGCGAGCTAGGTGTTTATGTCCAAGGTCTCAAGTTCCGAAACTTTGCATTCCCGGAATCCAAGACCACTAACCATTGCTTTTCCTTCTCCGAGCGAAAATTCATTTCCATCTGCAAGGACCCCGAGAACAGGGAGCAGATGATGAAACACAATCGACGATACTTGACGCGAATATACCCCTCGGGCTACCGTGTCAAATCGTCTAACCTCAACCCGCTCTATTTCTGGCAGAATGGAGCGCAGATGGTGGCTCTTAACTGGCAGACATACGATCTGCCGGCCCAGCTGAATGACGCCATGTTTGCTGCGCGGGGAGGATATGTGCTAAAGCCACCGTATCTTCGTCACCTCAAAAGTCCCCGATCAGGCCATTCTGTGAACTTGTCTTTCATCTCTGCGCAACAGCTGCCTCGACCAAAGGATCTGGGAAAGTCGTCTTTTGATCCGTACATTGTGGCTCAGCTGCACGGGCCTGGTGAGAACCACAAGTTGAAGACATCGCCAGTTATTGACAATGGCTTCAACCCTCGCTGGAACAAGGACTGGAGTCTGTCTTTGAGTCCCGAAGACTACGAGTTTTCTTTTGTTCAGATCACGCTGTACACTCAGGACCGTCCCTTCGCGGTTTCCTGTCTGAGACTGTCGTCGCTCAATGAGGGATATAGACACGTGCCATTGAACGACCTACAGGGGGAGGAGTATCTGTTCTCTACCTTGTTTATGAAGGTGTCCAAGATCTCCAACTAGAGAGGCCATATGTCCTCATTGCTTGTATATAgaatgtatttattgtcCTTTATTAGCTTAATGTAAGCTATTGCGAGCCTAGTTGAGTGTAGGCattgtactggtactggtACGGGTACAATACAAGCGAGTCAATTTGAATTGTACGCCAGTGTGAGACAAGTCTCGGGAACAACATAGCTGCAACGAAGTAAGTGGCTGCTTGAGTTGCCTTGGTAAAACCCAGTAATTATAGGTTGTTTGCTCTCTTCGAGCGCGAGGTTGTTTGCCACtgcttgttcttgggcATCTGATCCGCACTTGCGGGGCACAAATCGCGTTTTGACCATGTTATGACCCCACTATCTACTCTTTGTGCATTTTTATCAGACTGCCCACCGTGGGGTGCATTCCGTATACTCCCACACCCCCTTGTCCAAGAGTCGACTTCGGGCATAAATGACGGGGGTATGAGCCAGCCCAACCAAGGTGTAAATGCCGACAAAGTAAGCGGATAGCAGTAGAGTTGAAGGTGTGAATCAAGACCCCTGTAACCCCTGGGAAAGATCGTACGATTTCTAAAAATTTTCGCCGTTGGTGG
Encoded here:
- a CDS encoding uncharacterized protein (Compare to YALI0C04158g, similar to uniprot|P18961 Saccharomyces cerevisiae YMR104C Serine/threonine-protein kinase YPK2/YKR2) gives rise to the protein MAWNLTKKLKETTLSSFGGRSSSQTVTNLPTVSTKPQAQTKAPPPKKKQPEGPKQPDGPPTPTLKSGFANKLTTSLSHNSTKSHKSQTTVQTVQSNHTSLKDITAAVATPVSTHASTHTQTSVDADSATAATTATAATTHSTEDLKPVTSISKPHSPHSPSVPAAGVLDVSIFGTEGLSLPDAYKKYSAYFEEQDNGGPPPVYLVLEFDKTQLLLEPTGGTALDCPIWNARSSFDVSRTDEGLTINIYAKLPTTLIQNEIHPLLGRSSALGDEKSTNTVLDVFLGCVRVRPALTHANRSVDGWCSVSSGTGRLKITVDYKPTPKSQSQLSMQSFELLKVLGKGTFGKVMMVKKKDTHQIYAIKSIYKHYIISTDEVAHTLAERTVLAQIRNPFIVPLKFSFQSPEKLYLGLAFVNGGELFYHLQRERFFDLNRARFYTAELLCALECLHDYNIVYRDLKPENILLDYMGHIVLCDFGLCKLNMTSDERTNTRCGTPEYMSPEILLNKGYNKSVDWWTLGVLLYEMLTGLPPFYSDNHNKMYQRILNDPLRFPQGMDPTAVDIITGLLQREPSERLGAGGAQEIKAHPFFKDIDWNRLLAKKYSAPFKPRVLDPTDTSNFDRDYTSMVPQDSVTNDYLSDSVQKQFGGWTYLDQNVLH
- a CDS encoding uncharacterized protein (Compare to YALI0C04180g, similar to uniprot|P32383 Saccharomyces cerevisiae YPL268w PLC1 1-phosphatidylinositol-4 5-bisphosphate phosphodiesterase, similar to Saccharomyces cerevisiae PLC1 (YPL268W); ancestral locus Anc_6.3), producing the protein MSLEHIAPLDLENRPQRAIARYKSLEALRGRKDSYPPLRNSVIQETQDDSALDLELSEHSDPNDTNDPNDTNNSNDTSLFATDLSPAASAPVLGTVPPLIPPIVTNTTPFSVPISPRLSTSSSPRFSPRFSPSSLANTLASSLSISPTLGSTVMELPTALARKLSRRGLSTSPPFRSRSSSCPSVEMPITRHKNSEEQSAGNVATVSSILSSESAEVTVPLVLQQGMPFLRITHKKKVQRMFKIDPVTGKVSWDDKKASACFSVDTICEISLQENARNHREELKVSSNHESRWVTITYMKNKRRKPLHLVAPTKEEFTLFVDALQNLVYFRQELMRGFQSSNPKIASVHWKSYAAKEQGEERLTFEAVQRLAQRHHVLCSKAYLKSKFDEADVDKSGFLEFNEFKIFVKLLKRRPEIVTLYYQTLGKPEPANIWSDDRMTRDDLLGFLDHVQRTRFEPHIFEKIWAKFAPKDDTFDSSLDYWTVDSFNDFLLSSYNLFVKPETNLNRPLNEYYISTSHNTYLIGRQVADTSSEEGYIRALQSGCRSVEIDIWDGPDDRPVVKHGRTFTSSVSVEDVCSAIRKYGFIASPNPLILSLEIHCSASNQLKVVDILKGTFGENLVTQPLVPGALNLPSPHELKHRVLIKVKAGREPVAGDKNNGASFSSSYTSSSTTTASEFDDLSGTPSVSGGGKRKDTSGTTKKIVPALGELGVYVQGLKFRNFAFPESKTTNHCFSFSERKFISICKDPENREQMMKHNRRYLTRIYPSGYRVKSSNLNPLYFWQNGAQMVALNWQTYDLPAQLNDAMFAARGGYVLKPPYLRHLKSPRSGHSVNLSFISAQQLPRPKDLGKSSFDPYIVAQLHGPGENHKLKTSPVIDNGFNPRWNKDWSLSLSPEDYEFSFVQITLYTQDRPFAVSCLRLSSLNEGYRHVPLNDLQGEEYLFSTLFMKVSKISN